The genomic segment TGACATTCCTCCCTACGAGCACTACGACAAACTGTACGACAAGTTGCTCACTGCCATCGAGGAGACGTGCGGCTTTGCTGTAGAGTGAGTCACGGATGGAGGCAGAGCTCTGCAACAAGAAGCAACATGGTTTGGCCACGATGACCCCCTCCTCCAAATCAATCCACTCAGACGGGGGTCATCCACGATTGCTTCAcccagggacacacacacttcccaggCACATGTGGCCAAGCTAATGGAGGATGGGAAGAGAAGACCACAAAATGACATATGACTGGCTTTTTAGACCCTCCAGCCCtcctttatgtcttttttttatcatcgaAAAGGATCTCTTCAGCTGCTAATAACTAAGACTATTTACTAACTTGTGGAACCTGCAAAGTTTGCTGGCTCTTACCTTTTTTTCTAAGCTCattttagcatttaaaaaaatagactgTATCTATGTAGCAATGCTCCATTTTACCAAGGAGAACACAAGCTCAGTCCACTCTGGAATAACACTAACAACACTGGTTTGTTTCCAGAGTACAGGGTTATTATTGGTTACCACAACCACTTGGAAATTCTAAATTTGGATGTGGAGTGTGCATGACTCGGGCTGTTAGGTGCCTCAAAGCGATCACGCTGGGGCCATCAGTAACGCCACGGCCGGAGATATATTGGATGTGTGCGGATGAGAAGACGAGACACTGAAATAGGCAGAGCCCGACTGTTTACAACCCTCGCCAAAGACGGCAGCAGGGACTTCTCCTCCCGAGTCGCTGCATTCCCCGAAACCCTGTTTCACGCGTTTTGACAGCTAgttatgtttaaaaatgaataactgaATGAATAGCTtgaaatttgttatttttatataacaGGGAAAATTGaagaagaaacaataaaattctatataatatatataatttattgttgttatatttcAGAAACCCCTTTTCAttgtttcagagaaaaacaaatcttttaaatgttaagTGTTACTGTTTAATCATAAGACAATTTGTGAAAACAGAATTAAGCTTGACTGAATTTCACTAAAGAATGCTGTGGTTTATTTCTTGTCATGACCTCTCGGGAGTGGATGAGGAGAGGTATGTTATAAGGGCaaacaaatcttaaaatcaatgtCCTGTGAGTGCCataaacattttgaatgaatgaacgaatATCGAGCGCACCCTTTAAATTCTACTGATTTCATCCTTCAGCGACATGTTGGTGTGTTGTTTCCCTTCAATTACCCTTTTGGTAACCGTTAGTCATTTTATATTAATGTCACTCGCATGAAATccaccttttttaatttgttatggTTTTCTGTTTAGAAGAGTCCAAGTCCACAGTCTATTCTGTTGCCTCCATGTTGtcgttggtaaaaaaaacaactacctTCGAGCCATGTGGTGCTAATTAGCATTAACATCAGTCTTATTATTCCAAACGTATTGTTGACATAGTACTGCTTCTTGTACTCATGCCTGCTTGAGGCGACAAGAAATTCCAGAGAAATCAAGGCCTCTACCAGTCCCCATTCTCAGGAGATGTCATATGTATTTTGTCCTTTGATCGGATGACCGACGGAAACCAATTCTGACCATTTATCTTGATTTGGTGAACATTGAAGGGTTAAAAggtgtcatttttgttttgtccacagcaGACCAATAACACACAGTAACTGTCGCATGTCTGCATATGTGCTTTTGGTTGAAACTGAACACGTATGAGATGAACTCCTGTTTTAGCCTGCTATACAGtcaagtgatttgttttgtgagagagagaaatggcgGTGATCGTTTTTCTATGATTAAGACGGAAATTCTTGAATGTTTTCAGAAGATGCTGCCTGTCTAGCAATCTCTATGACCGTGGACTGTTCTTAACAattgcgtaaaaaaaaaaaaaaaagaactgttggttttcattcttttatgtAGGAGTGTATGCAAAGTGAAAAGTGTCCTCAGATGGTGCTTTGTACAGTAATAAGATATTGTTCATATGCTGTATGTGGATCAAATGACCTGTAATTTATCTTTAACTTAAatagaaaaagatttttttttcccgtctttACTGAAGAGGAATTGCACACAAACCGATTGAAGTCGCCATGTGTATTTAATGGTGACGCCTGCACCAGATATCCATTCACCTTTAAGTCCAGTGCACAAGCTTATCGCCCTACTGTCTGTTCATTACTCTACAATTGCCCCCGCAGCTGCCTCTCACTAAAGAACCGAACTTTTTGTTAAGAGTCAAAGTGGAGAGATGCcgctcttgttttatttttgttcaataaGCATGATCCACTTAGCAGGACTATATCTCTCATAGCTGACTGATGCAATTTGATGTATGTTAACACTATCATTTTGTAagagtattttatttttgtgtgtcattAGTTCTTATTAAACTTGCCTTTGTCTAACAATGTTAAGGCCTTGTACAAAGACGCATCCTTGTTTCAATTGTcatcaagtttgtttttttgtttttttaaatatatgaattattataaGACTACTTAATATAGTAATGTGCTTAAACAGATCCATTGttgcatcattattttttttacattaagcCAAATTACAAGGAGCTTGTTCGTACCATGGTGGCTTGGGATAAATGTGAAGAGGGGGAAGCAAAGACTTGTGCTTTACATTTGAATGGCACACGTCCCGACCACCCACTGGTAATTCACTGATACCATTCAGTAAACGTCTGGTAGATGGAtcccatgggggggggggaattacaATGAACAGGGATATTTGGGTGGGGATGTTAGGTTTGGtccattttgtagtttcataGATGTGCAACTGCAGCAGACTAAAGAGAGACCTTAACAAACTTTCTACACACACTTGGGGCGAAGGGGGTATTCATTATGATAATCATGGTTCGTATTAGATGTTCCCCTTCAATTTTTCAAAGTACGTCAACGTAGCTATCAATAGCTCTGATTGGTCGAAAAGTCAGACTCGGGTATCCtccctttaacttttttttactgcgttATAAatacagaattctacctgacgACAGCATAGAACTTATTTCTGATGGGTGTTTCCCCCACCAAAGGAGTCAAAGACGTGTCAGCCTCCCTCTGATCATGATGGATCCATGCCTGTGatgtctgctctgctctgtcgAGACGACACCAGGCAATAACCCGAACGAAATGGCACcatatttattcagttaataCACAGGATCTCAAACTGAATGGTGTTTTACCGCCATCACACATTACCCCCCATCAAAAAATGCATCATACATAGAGTCTCATCAAACATaaagaggggtgggggtgaaaAACGAATCCCTCATGTGTTTGGGCCGGTCCCCGTCTGTGGTTGGTCACGATGACGTCACTTACCGTAAACCATTCGGAAGCGCAGTCTCATGACGGATCACCGGTTTCTGTCTCGTACATATCCATCCGCCAACATTTGtaacaaacacaatcaaatacGGTACTTCACAAAGAAAGTACCGGGAAAGAGTAACTaggtttttcatttcagtctAATTATTTATGTGTGACAgaacatattcattttaattctaatCTTCGAACATATACGAAATTTAGTTCTCTATAcaagccatgtttttttttcacatgctaTTCTACCAGCTATAACTTACCATGAGGTGTATTCAGTGGGGCCCATATATGAtccaaatgtattatttacaaTAAGAGAATTAGTAAAACAATAAGATAGATGATCTGTTATATATCGTTTCTGTTCAGTCGTGAGAAGCTCTAAGTGTTGGAAACTGCACGGCGGATGAATATGCCGGAAGTTGGGCTTCCTCTTGCCATATATACCGGACCTCATTTTCACATTACCGGCATTTCAGCACGACTGCCGGTCGGAAATTTTTAGTCGGCAGTAAAGCCACAGTGCAggttatttatctttttttatttataccgTTCGTTTACAAAAATGCCAGGATTTTCCGACAGAGACCGCGGCAGGgacagagatagagacagagggtgagtaCAAATCGCGTATTTTCGACGAGTTGTGCTGTCGTGTGATCCCTAGAAATGGCCGACAGGccgagaagggaaaaaaacgaaCCGAGCAACTATATCATgtggttttatttcaaatgaatcGGCCGTGtttgcttatttgctttttgaTTGAGAGTATCAATTTGAGAAGCCGACTTGTTTTTTGCTCCTCCAACTGTCCGAACGAGGCTCCGGTCTTCGGTGAATGGAGCCCGTTGTCTTTGGCTCGAGGCCTTGTCTGGCCTCGTGCCCCGGCACCGAGGCTTCCCGTTAGCTTCTTGATAGCGTTAGCTTCCCGTTAGCTCACACGGCGCTGCACTCCCGTCGCCGCGGGACACATACTTATTCAACACTGCGTGGGGATCATCGATTCACTATAGTTTATATCccaattcattttctcttcGACCAACGTGAGATGTGCTTTGAAGCCAGGCCGCGCTATTGCCGGTCGTCCAGCTGGCGTGTCGGCTTCTCGCCATGTGGCAGTTTGACTGCGGATACAAAATGCCGactgccttttcttttgttcctctACTGGCTGGAAAGTATATGGCAGCTACACCATTTCGGTGTGACGCAGTTAAGATGGAGCTCGCCTCGGTTTAGACCGTTGTTTCCGTCACAATTATGGACCTCTGGGCCCGATCTGACTTTGTGAACCTAAACCTCATTTGATCGCAGCTATGGCGGTGGCCCTCCTCGCTTCGGAGGCAACCGCGggggcggaggcggcggcggaggaggaaaGTTCGGCAATCCCGGCGAAAGGCTGCGGAAAAAACACTGGAACCTCGACGAACTCCCAAAGTTTGAGAAGAACTTTTACCAGCAGCACCCCGATGTCACCCGGAGACCACCGGTATGTAGCCCGCATGGCCAGTGCGCTGTTATGCAACGCTCCTGCACGTGTTGCACTTATGTAATGGGTTATGACTACTGTACTTGATTTGCTCATTCGCTCTTATGTTACAGCAAGACGTTGAACTGTACAGAAGAACCAAAATAATCACAGTGAAGGGGAGAGAGTGCCCAAATCCCATTGCAAAGTTCCACGAGGCCAGCTTTCCATGTAAGTTTAAAACACCGGAtgagaaaaaagtcacaatatATGCTTAATGTGCAcctattaatatttttgttttcccacaGCTTATGTGATGGATGTGATCAACAAACAGGGTTGGACGGATCCCACACCCATCCAGGCTCAGGGATGGCCCCTGGCTCTCAGTGGCAAGGACATGGTCGGCATTGCGCAGACTGGCTCTGGCAAAACTCTCTCTGTAAGTTCTGACAAGTGACACCAAGGCACACTCACTGCCAATATGACAATGACCGTGGAAAGTGACCGTAGTGTGTTTTGCGTTACAGTACCTGTTGCCTGCAATTGTCCACATCAACCACCAGCCTTTCCTGGAGCGTGGAGATGGTCCCATCGTAAGTGCAGCCGAATTTCACATTAGTCCTGCATTCTTTAACCTGGAGATAGGTGTTTGTCACCATATCATGTGGTTGATTCTTGCATGGTGACCGGAATAAGCGGTTTTGACGTCATCAAAATCACCTTTATTGTCCAAGCATTAGTAAACGTACAGCGGCTTTGAGTCAGGTTTTCTGTGCTGTCGGGTGACCTTAAACAAAATAGAATTGCAGAGCTGAACAAACCTAAACACTTGCCAACAACAGTTGCCATATAGAGGTATAAACACTAtagaaaattatatataaaaataagagCAATGAAGTTTTCAAAAGTgtgcaaaaaatgtggaaataaatatggataatggattattatatatatatacacacaccgtAGAATACTGGAAATATTGGATACTTGGCAGAATTGTATGAAGGTGCAGTTATTGAATGTATACCCTCCGTTCATCCATTAATAAAACTATAATGCCCTCAACAGTGTTTGGTGCTGGCCCCGACCCGTGAGCTGGCCCAGCAGGTGCAACAGGTGGCTGCAGAATACGGCAGAGCTTCTCGCCTCAAGTCCACCTGTATCTACGGAGGAGCACCCAAGGGTCCTCAGATCCGTGACTTGGAAAGAGgtactttatattttttgtgaatCACTTGAAACATTTGTTATCTTTAAGAGTTTAGTTCTCACGATTACTCTTACTATTCTAGGTGTGGAGATCTGCATCGCCACCCCAGGCAGGCTCATCGACTTCCTGGAGGCAGGAAAGACAAACCTCCGTCGATGCACATATCTCGTGCTGGACGAGGCCGACAGAATGCTGGACATGGGCTTTGAACCACAGATCCGGAAAATCGTCGACCAAATCAGAGTAAGTTTCTTGGAATTGTACATAGGTGGGGGAACTGGACTGCCTTCACACAAGTTGTAGATTACATTTGAGTGTATGAAAGTATtaaatgagtgaatgtgttttGCAGCCTGACCGGCAGACTCTGATGTGGAGTGCCACGTGGCCAAAAGAGGTTCGTCAGCTGGCAGAAGACTTCCTGAAGGAATATGTCCAGATCAACGTTGGGGCACTGCAGCTCAGTGCTAACCACAACATCCTGCAGATAGTAGATGTCTGCAAcgatggagagaaggagaacaaGTAGGTTTTGTGTTCATGGTCTTAACAGCAAATGTTTGGTGTTGCAGCAGCTCTTAAAATTGGCGGCATActgatttttaatgaaattcttgaattttcttttaagaCTGATCCGTCTGCTTGAAGAAATCATGAGTGAGAAAGAGAACAAGACCATCATCTTTGTAGAGACAAAGAGGCGGTGTGATGACCTCACCAGGAGGATGAGAAGGGATGGGTAAGTACTAAGATGAACATGGACTGACAGAGTTTCTGTGGTACTGAAATTCCAGTTATGAAGTACTTGTATGGATTAACATTGAGACATCAACTCCTTTAGGTGGCCAGCTATGGGAATTCATGGTGATAAGAGCCAACAAGAGAGAGACTGGGTTCTCAATGGTAAGCGCATAACTAATAACTTAACGTCACAGGTTAATCTGAGCTCTGtaaacatgatatatatatttttttaagcacatctgtgatatttatttatgtatttattctcCCCAGAGTTCAAATATGGAAAGGCTCCAATTCTCATCGCTACAGATGTTGCCTCCAGAGGTCTAGGTCAGTATTCTTCCTGAACTCTTTTGTTCTaatgcatttcaaaaagaaagtgTATTTGCTTTCTTTAACTCTTCTGCTTTCTGAGTTTCTCCCCTGACCTGAAGGAGCAGTCTATATGGCAGGGCCTTGGCATGACAAGCCCAGGTCTccagagggggaaggaggattCTTGGAGGTGTCCTGACTGGCGAGGCACGGGTCTCCCAGTCGTGCAGATAAACAGAGGTGACCAGGCCGAAGTGCAGCATAACGTGCTGGCCTGTCTAAAAGGGGGGAGAGTTGAGGGCTGGCCACAGTTCCTCCCCCATACACTCGTCTGTTCTGGCAATGGTTTGGACTGCTTCAAACACCCAGGCTCTGTAACTGTCCCAGCGCAAAGCCCAGCTACACTGTCTCCTATTGTCTTGCACATTTGTTATGGCACAGCATTGCAAGCTATTTGAGTCATTTGGAAGGTGCTTTCTGTTGTGCAGACTCGTTGTAAAGCATGGGTGGCGTCACTGTTGCAGTCTCCTAAACTTCTGTCGGAAGAGCAGTCTTGTCAGATCGATCATACCAtcacctctatagtgacatgGCTACTGGCGCTTTAGGTGACAGTGGGACATGCTAGTTGGACACTCGGACAAAATCCAAGCTCACACTCCTCCCTCGCCTGCGTTTCAAAGTCATGTCGAGACCTGCCAACGAGAGACATTATGATCAAGGGGAACACTGGGTCTGGAAAGATCTTGCCATGCCGAGAGTGGGGGATGCTTTGTCTGTAGGCATCCTGCAAATTGGTTCAGAGCTACTGTTTTTCTTGGCAAGAGACACTGCAGTGAGAGCGTGATAGCAAGCCTCCCACGGGGCTGACAAGTGGGACTTTGGATAAGTGCTAAATGGAGAACACTAGGAGGCAGTATTGTGAATAGCAGCCCTACTGTGTAGGGAGGACTGAGGGTCTCTTGACAATATGTGGGGCGTGTGCTGCAATGGGAATGGACTAGTGAATGCATACTCCGGAAAATGGTAAGATGTCTGATCCATTCTTTCTGAGGGTGGTTTGGCAGTGGCCCAATAGGGGAGGGTTTTAATTTAATCTCATCAGATTGGAAGCTGATGGAGTGTGCATCGTTTATCTTTTCCCACCGTAGTCTCCCCGTGGAGTAAATGTGTCTGTAGCTTTGCCTAATTCCAATTTTTTACAGTTGTCTTTTTGATTTGCTAGCCATCTCCACCTCATGACCGTACTAACTTggcctctttgtttttgatctGGTTGTTGTGTTGGCACTGGCGCACATCCTTTCTGTGCTGTCCTCTCCCCTGTATGCCACATTGCAACACAATCTTACAGATGTGGAAGATGTCAAATTTGTCATCAACTTTGACTACCCCAACAACTCAGAGGACTATATCCACCGCATTGGCCGAACAGCTCGTAGCCAAAAGACAGGCACGGCTTATACCTTCTTCACTCCGAACAACATGAGGCAGGCCAGCGACCTCATCTCTGTGCTTCGGGAGGCCAACCAGGCGATCAACCCCAAGCTCCTCCAGAtgggagaagacagaggaggtaAATCTAATTGGTGAGATACAGAAACTGTGCTGTGAactgcagccattttttttcccttgctgCTCTCCTTTTGCTTGTTCTGAGTAGAGGGTGGGTTCATAACTGAACTCATCTCTGTATCTCAAGCCAGTTTCCGCTTCAaaattgttttgaacaaatggctagctatttcttttttttttctcccctaaAAATAATCTCTTTCCTTTCCAGGTCGTTCAAGGGGAGGCAGAGGTGGTGATTTCGACCGTCGGGATAGGTATTCCTCTGGAAGGCGTGATTTTGGTGGTTTTAGGGACAGGGATAACAGTAGAGGGTTTGACAACGGACCAAATAAATCCTTTGgcacaaatgtacaaaatggaGGCTATGGGGGCAATAACGGCAGCGGTAATGGCTTCAGCGGAGGTGGCTTCAATGGTAATGGACAGAGCAACTTTGGTAGTAACCAAACGGGCGCCTTTGGAGGCCAGACCAACTTCCAGGCCCAGCAGTTTGCCCCAAAGGCTGCCCCACAGAACGGCGCAGGTCACCCCCCTTTCCCCTTCCCCCAGGCACAggctcctcagcagcagcatcctcctccGCTGGTGCCCTACCCCATGCCTCCTCAGTTCACTCAGTAAAACACCACACACTTGAAAGAAGTaacttattgctttttttgtcctgttaAGTTCTATAGAtaagccagatttttttttttttttgtattttcagaacAGGGTTACAAACAACATCGACCTCTGTCAAGCCTTTTACGATCTGCAGTGCAGCAATAGTGGCATTGCACACTTCTTTTCCTATTACTATTTAATTTGTTACATTCCTTTAGTAATGGTTGGTTATGTTTTGTACTAGGTAATGACAAATGTATTGGTTTTTCACGTGTATCATTGAAAGTGATGTTAAGCTCCTACCTTGGAAGTGCACTGCATGatctttcaaataaaacaaacaaaataaagagtTGGTATCTTgtttatttctaaatttaacCTCCACATTATGCAGTTTATTAGCCATCCTGATAATTTAACCAGGGCACTACCCTTCCTGTCCAGCAGGTGTCATGGCTCACATGTAACTTGTTCTCCCTGTCAGTCTCGTGGTATAACACCAGCTTGTGGTATAAGACATAGTTTTGCTCTTGGTCTGACTGAGGTGATACAGGGTTTCACTCTTGTATGAGAACTATATTTCTTAAAATAGGCAGATTACGAGCAGTGGGCTCTTAGGGAACAGAAATATAACGCTCAAAATGGCTTTACAGTAACTTATATTAAGAACAGTGTTAGACCtaaaactttttcaaataaGACGAGATTAGAAAAACCACACATTTATCTTGCAACCTTTTGAGATGTCGTAACCCCCAGGGTTGAGAAACAAACTATAGGACATATCAGAGTTTTATGGACACTAATATTAAACCATGGGCCAATACGAGCTCATTACATTTTGGTCGGGATCCGGACAAAgtggcagatccaggaatttattttataatttcctAAAAGATGGCAAGGTAGGATGTATTTagtttctttacattttcagcaATTTCCCACGGAATGATTcgtatatattattttttatattgacaaaaagaaatatctttTAGTGTGCAATTTGGCTTGATTGAGTTTAAGGAGACTTTTGGGCCTTTGAACTCTGCTGAGTGCCATTGTAGTTTTGACATTTGCTTATTGTAGCCAAAGTACTGgtgaaacaaaatattaaaatctgaaTCAGGAGTAACATTTATAGTTCAAGTGTtaatttcactcttttttttctttatacagtTGTAATGAGAGGATCTCAGCCCTCTAGTCCCACGTGTCAGTGATCAGCCGCTCCACCTCCACCATGTGCACGGTGAAGGATGCTCACGAGTTGGTAGCTCATGCCGATCACAGCTCTGGGGTGAGCTGTGGGCGCGGCCGATTGGAATTGCTTTTCTGCATATTTACAGAGCCGACTTCTGGAAGTATGCGTGGAACTCTCTCTGTGTAAATGCGTTGGAGCGGTCCTCATGTCATGCATTTcagaa from the Scophthalmus maximus strain ysfricsl-2021 chromosome 17, ASM2237912v1, whole genome shotgun sequence genome contains:
- the ddx5 gene encoding probable ATP-dependent RNA helicase DDX5 isoform X1; its protein translation is MPGFSDRDRGRDRDRDRGYGGGPPRFGGNRGGGGGGGGGKFGNPGERLRKKHWNLDELPKFEKNFYQQHPDVTRRPPQDVELYRRTKIITVKGRECPNPIAKFHEASFPSYVMDVINKQGWTDPTPIQAQGWPLALSGKDMVGIAQTGSGKTLSYLLPAIVHINHQPFLERGDGPICLVLAPTRELAQQVQQVAAEYGRASRLKSTCIYGGAPKGPQIRDLERGVEICIATPGRLIDFLEAGKTNLRRCTYLVLDEADRMLDMGFEPQIRKIVDQIRPDRQTLMWSATWPKEVRQLAEDFLKEYVQINVGALQLSANHNILQIVDVCNDGEKENKLIRLLEEIMSEKENKTIIFVETKRRCDDLTRRMRRDGWPAMGIHGDKSQQERDWVLNEFKYGKAPILIATDVASRGLDVEDVKFVINFDYPNNSEDYIHRIGRTARSQKTGTAYTFFTPNNMRQASDLISVLREANQAINPKLLQMGEDRGGRSRGGRGGDFDRRDRYSSGRRDFGGFRDRDNSRGFDNGPNKSFGTNVQNGGYGGNNGSGNGFSGGGFNGNGQSNFGSNQTGAFGGQTNFQAQQFAPKAAPQNGAGHPPFPFPQAQAPQQQHPPPLVPYPMPPQFTQ
- the ddx5 gene encoding probable ATP-dependent RNA helicase DDX5 isoform X2; the protein is MPGFSDRDRGRDRDRDRGYGGGPPRFGGNRGGGGGGGGGKFGNPGERLRKKHWNLDELPKFEKNFYQQHPDVTRRPPQDVELYRRTKIITVKGRECPNPIAKFHEASFPSYVMDVINKQGWTDPTPIQAQGWPLALSGKDMVGIAQTGSGKTLSYLLPAIVHINHQPFLERGDGPICLVLAPTRELAQQVQQVAAEYGRASRLKSTCIYGGAPKGPQIRDLERGVEICIATPGRLIDFLEAGKTNLRRCTYLVLDEADRMLDMGFEPQIRKIVDQIRPDRQTLMWSATWPKEVRQLAEDFLKEYVQINVGALQLSANHNILQIVDVCNDGEKENKLIRLLEEIMSEKENKTIIFVETKRRCDDLTRRMRRDGWPAMGIHGDKSQQERDWVLNEFKYGKAPILIATDVASRGLDVEDVKFVINFDYPNNSEDYIHRIGRTARSQKTGTAYTFFTPNNMRQASDLISVLREANQAINPKLLQMGEDRGGKSNWSFKGRQRW